In Pyrus communis chromosome 8, drPyrComm1.1, whole genome shotgun sequence, one genomic interval encodes:
- the LOC137742009 gene encoding polyadenylate-binding protein RBP45C-like: MMQQPSGGVHPQQVPSDPQQQYQQQPPQQWMMMPPQQQGQAPSAQAGWGQQAPQQYATTQNPGSDEIRSLWIGDLLQWMDEAYILSCFGPTGEAVNAKVIRNKLTGLPEGYGFIEFRSRAAAEQFLQTYNGTLMPNTEQNFRLNWATLGAGERRQDDGPDFTVFVGDLAADVTDYMLQETFRQNYHSVKGAKVVTDRTTGRSKGYGFVRFADEGEQLRAMTEMNGQFCSTRPMRIGPAATKKPASGGQQYQKASYPSTQGNPGEADPNNTTIFVGGLDPSVNDDMLRQVFSQFGELVHVKIPVGKRCGFVQFANRSCAEQALGSLNGTQLGGQSIRLSWGRSPTSKQNQPDQAQWNGAGGAGFYGYPQGYDAYSYAPPPAQDPAMYYGGYAAGYGNYQQPGAYQQQQQ; encoded by the exons ATGATGCAACAACCATCAGGAGGAGTGCACCCACAACAGGTTCCGTCGGATCCGCAGCAGCAGTACCAGCAACAGCCACCGCAGCAGTGGATGATGATGCCGCCACAGCAACAGGGCCAAGCCCCTTCGGCTCAGGCTGGGTGGGGCCAGCAGGCGCCTCAGCAGTACGCGACCACACAGAATCCTGGCTCCGATGAGATCCGCTCCCTCTGGATCGGTGACTTGCTGCAGTGGATGGACGAGGCTTATATCCTCAGCTGCTTTGGTCCCACCGGAGAG GCTGTGAACGCAAAGGTTATCCGCAACAAGCTTACGGGTCTGCCAGAAGGTTATGGTTTTATCGAGTTTAGGTCTCGCGCTGCGGCTGAGCAGTTCTTGCAGACATACAATGGCACTCTTATGCCTAACACGGAGCAGAATTTCAGACTGAATTGGGCAACCCTAGGTGCTGGCGAGAGACGACAGGATGATGGTCCAGATTTTACCGTCTTTGTTGGGGATTTGGCTGCTGATGTGACTGATTATATGCTTCAAGAAACATTTAGACAAAATTACCACTCTGTCAAGGGTGCAAAGGTTGTAACTGATAGGACCACAGGGCGATCCAAGGGATATGGTTTTGTTAGGTTTGCTGACGAGGGTGAGCAATTGCGAGCCATGACTGAGATGAATGGCCAGTTTTGCTCTACCAGACCAATGAGGATTGGGCCTGCGGCTACTAAGAAACCAGCCAGTGGTGGACAGCAATATCAGAAAG CTTCCTACCCAAGTACTCAAGGAAATCCAGGCGAAGCTGATCCAAATAATACAACA ATATTTGTTGGGGGTCTGGATCCCAGTGTGAATGATGACATGTTGAGGCAAGTTTTCAGTCAGTTTGGTGAGCTTGTTCATGTGAAGATACCAGTAGGCAAGCGTTGTGGTTTTGTTCAATTTGCGAACAG ATCTTGTGCGGAGCAAGCATTGGGATCGTTGAATGGAACACAATTGGGAGGACAAAGTATTCGGCTTTCATGGGGCCGCAGTCCTACAAGCAAACAG AACCAGCCAGATCAGGCACAGTGGAATGGCGCTGGTGGTGCTGGATTTTATGGATATCCACAAGGATATGATGCATATTCGTACGCACCTCCTCCAGCCCAAGATCCTGCCATGTATTATGGAGGCTATGCTGCTGGATACGGAAACTACCAGCAGCCTGGTGCATACCAACAGCAACAGCAG TGA